A part of Lacibacter sp. H407 genomic DNA contains:
- a CDS encoding M28 family metallopeptidase, producing the protein MKQVSLFVFVCLFLLSGINAQTTIQRDPEIEKMVTAISSDSLKAYILKMVSFGTRHTMSTVTDPKQGIGAAREWVVAKFKEFAKQSNGRMTAFVDTTTLQPDGRRISKPVNLGNAMAILKGTNPADQRIFVISGHLDSRVTDVMNATSEAPGANDDASGVAAVLECARIMSKYEFSATIIFVAVSGEEQGLLGANFMAGKAKDQNWIIEAVLNNDIMGSNNSNETNIINNTKVRVFSEGLPAYELDKAAANIRNLGLENDGKSRQLARYVKEIGERYVDNLEVVMVYRNDRFLRGGDHTPFIQKGFAAVRITEMNENFNHQHQDLRTDKGIQYGDLPEFMDFVYLAKNTGINLASLANLAKAPSMPLEVKIETRSLTNYSLINWKQPAVGKVKGYYVLLRETTSAVWQKKIFTTETNVKLPYSKDNYFFAVQSVNENGNESLPVVPTPGR; encoded by the coding sequence ATGAAACAAGTTTCGTTGTTCGTTTTTGTTTGTCTGTTCCTGTTAAGTGGAATCAATGCTCAAACCACTATTCAGCGTGATCCTGAAATTGAAAAGATGGTCACAGCTATCTCTTCCGATTCACTCAAAGCCTACATTTTGAAAATGGTGAGTTTTGGCACACGCCATACGATGAGTACGGTTACAGATCCCAAGCAAGGCATCGGTGCAGCACGTGAATGGGTGGTAGCGAAATTTAAAGAGTTTGCCAAACAATCAAACGGGAGAATGACGGCCTTTGTTGATACAACAACATTGCAACCCGATGGAAGACGCATCAGCAAACCGGTAAATCTCGGTAATGCAATGGCGATCTTGAAAGGAACTAATCCAGCTGACCAACGCATATTTGTGATCAGTGGTCATTTAGATAGTCGTGTAACGGATGTAATGAATGCAACAAGTGAAGCGCCGGGTGCAAATGATGATGCAAGTGGTGTGGCTGCGGTACTTGAATGTGCACGCATCATGAGCAAGTATGAATTTTCCGCAACCATCATTTTTGTTGCAGTGAGCGGCGAAGAGCAAGGTTTGTTAGGCGCCAATTTTATGGCAGGAAAAGCAAAAGATCAAAACTGGATCATTGAAGCCGTGTTGAACAATGATATCATGGGTTCAAACAACAGCAATGAAACAAACATCATCAACAATACAAAAGTGCGTGTATTCAGTGAAGGATTGCCGGCTTATGAATTAGATAAAGCTGCTGCAAATATCCGTAATCTTGGTTTGGAGAATGATGGCAAGTCGAGACAGCTGGCACGGTATGTAAAAGAAATCGGCGAACGTTATGTTGATAATCTGGAAGTGGTAATGGTATATCGCAATGATCGGTTTTTACGTGGAGGAGATCATACACCTTTCATCCAAAAAGGATTTGCAGCCGTACGTATTACTGAAATGAATGAAAACTTCAATCATCAACACCAGGATCTGCGAACAGATAAAGGAATTCAATATGGCGACTTACCCGAGTTCATGGACTTCGTGTATTTGGCAAAGAACACAGGGATCAATCTTGCATCATTAGCAAATCTTGCAAAAGCTCCTTCGATGCCATTGGAAGTAAAGATCGAGACAAGAAGTTTGACGAACTATTCACTCATCAATTGGAAGCAACCAGCAGTTGGAAAAGTAAAAGGTTATTATGTGTTGCTGCGTGAAACAACAAGTGCCGTTTGGCAAAAGAAAATTTTCACGACTGAAACCAATGTGAAACTACCTTACTCAAAAGACAATTATTTTTTTGCAGTGCAATCGGTAAATGAAAACGGCAACGAAAGTTTACCTGTTGTACCAACACCCGGACGATAA
- a CDS encoding GNAT family N-acetyltransferase — MKLNWIVKKFEALTPYELYNIMWLRNEVFVVEQNCVYQDADYKDQKGWHLMGVDEEGKLMAYVRLLPVGVSYESEPSIGRVVTNPVARGTGVGRELMQIAIEQCKELFGKKAIKIGAQYYLLKFYSSLGFEQTSEIYLEDNIEHIEMIRNCEKE; from the coding sequence ATGAAACTGAATTGGATCGTAAAAAAATTTGAAGCATTAACGCCATACGAGTTATACAATATCATGTGGCTACGTAATGAAGTATTTGTTGTGGAACAAAACTGTGTGTACCAGGATGCTGATTATAAAGATCAGAAAGGTTGGCATTTAATGGGAGTTGATGAAGAAGGCAAGCTGATGGCTTATGTTCGATTGTTGCCCGTGGGTGTTTCGTATGAAAGCGAACCTTCCATAGGGAGGGTCGTTACAAATCCGGTGGCAAGAGGAACAGGAGTTGGGAGAGAGTTGATGCAGATCGCTATTGAGCAATGCAAAGAATTATTTGGCAAGAAAGCCATCAAAATCGGAGCACAGTATTATCTGTTGAAATTCTATTCTTCACTCGGCTTTGAACAAACAAGTGAAATATATCTGGAAGATAATATCGAGCATATAGAAATGATTCGGAATTGTGAAAAGGAATAG
- a CDS encoding replication-associated recombination protein A → MQAPLAERLRPKQLNDLVGQQHLTGQGGILQKAIASGNIPSMILWGPPGVGKTTIANIIAHNVSATYYQLSAISSGVKDVREVIEQAKQETKAILFIDEIHRFNKGQQDALLGAVEKGIITLIGATTENPSFEVNSALLSRCQVFVLKALDENDLVQLLQKAITDDVVLKEKKIELKETEALIRLSGGDARKLLNLLEIVADSSGNEMLITDESVLQTVQQKMALYDKSGEQHYDIISAFIKSIRGSDPNAAVYWLARMIEGGEDVKFIARRLLILASEDIGNANPNALLLANATFDAVNKIGYPESQLILSQCVIYLASSAKSNTATVAIGNAMAAVKQFGDLSVPLHIRNAPTKLMKNMDYGKGYQYSHSYENNFSSQEYLPEKIVGTKFYEPGKNIREEELRRFLKQLWKEKYNY, encoded by the coding sequence ATGCAGGCTCCTTTAGCAGAACGTTTACGGCCAAAGCAATTGAATGATCTTGTAGGTCAACAGCATCTTACAGGACAAGGCGGTATTTTGCAAAAAGCGATTGCCAGTGGCAATATTCCCAGTATGATCTTGTGGGGACCTCCCGGTGTTGGGAAAACAACCATCGCCAACATCATTGCACACAATGTGAGTGCAACTTATTATCAGTTAAGTGCCATCAGCAGTGGTGTGAAAGATGTACGTGAAGTTATTGAACAGGCAAAGCAGGAAACAAAAGCCATTTTATTTATTGATGAGATTCATCGTTTCAATAAAGGTCAGCAGGATGCCTTGTTAGGTGCTGTTGAAAAAGGGATCATTACATTGATTGGCGCTACAACGGAGAACCCTTCGTTTGAAGTGAACAGCGCCTTGCTCAGCCGTTGCCAGGTATTTGTGTTGAAAGCATTGGATGAAAACGATCTTGTTCAGTTATTGCAAAAAGCAATTACGGATGATGTTGTATTGAAAGAAAAGAAGATTGAGTTAAAAGAAACTGAAGCACTCATTCGATTAAGTGGTGGTGATGCACGGAAATTATTAAACCTGTTAGAAATTGTTGCTGATAGTTCAGGGAATGAAATGCTGATAACAGATGAATCCGTGTTGCAAACCGTTCAGCAAAAAATGGCCTTGTATGATAAAAGCGGTGAGCAGCATTACGATATTATTTCTGCGTTTATCAAATCCATTCGTGGCAGCGATCCCAATGCAGCTGTGTATTGGTTAGCAAGAATGATCGAAGGTGGTGAAGATGTAAAATTTATTGCCCGTCGTTTATTGATCCTTGCCAGTGAAGATATCGGCAATGCAAATCCCAATGCATTGTTACTTGCAAACGCAACGTTTGATGCTGTGAATAAGATCGGTTATCCTGAGTCGCAGCTTATTTTATCGCAATGTGTCATCTATCTCGCCTCCAGTGCAAAAAGTAATACTGCAACAGTTGCAATTGGAAATGCAATGGCTGCGGTTAAACAATTTGGCGATCTGTCTGTTCCGCTACATATCCGTAACGCTCCAACTAAGCTGATGAAGAACATGGACTACGGGAAAGGGTATCAGTATTCGCACAGTTATGAAAACAATTTTTCTTCACAGGAGTATCTTCCGGAGAAAATTGTTGGAACAAAATTTTATGAACCGGGTAAAAATATAAGAGAAGAAGAGTTGAGAAGGTTTCTGAAACAACTCTGGAAAGAAAAATATAATTATTAA
- the uvrA gene encoding excinuclease ABC subunit UvrA, which yields MSDTVNDQIEVSGARVHNLKNIDVSIPKNKLVVITGISGSGKSSLAFDTIYAEGQRRYMETFGAYARQFVGDMERPDVDKITGLSPVISIEQKTTNKNPRSTVGTITEVYDFLRLLYARASEAYSYNTGKKMVKWSEEEIVSNILDRFDGQKISLLAPLVRGRKGHYRELFEDIRKKGFVKVRIDGEIKDIAPKMQLDRYKIHDIEVVVDRLKASDDFKLRISQSVQQTLKLGKDLMLIETEKNGVISYSKQLMCEDTGLSYEEPSPNAFSFNSPYGACPTCKGLGNVYTIDMELVLPDQTLTVKEGGIAPLGAERDASVFQQVIAFAKKYKIKLDVPVKNIPQEQLDLLLFGDKNISPTLEVDVNDETLPLEYTGSYEGIIPMLKRWFASPQSTEGLRDWVTQFMTLKTCGSCNGARLKKESLWFKVEDRNISELSDLNLDNLAAWFDGLELRISNKQAAIAKDVLKEIRERLQFLLNVGLTYLTLNRPSRTLSGGESQRIRLATQIGSQLQGITYILDEPSIGLHQRDNHRLIEALKNLRDVGNSVLVVEHDKDIMLAADHLIDVGPQAGKHGGTIVSAGSPKDVLLSHSDTAKYLNGEKSIPVPGERRKGNGKFIELKGATGNNLRNVNTKFPLGKLIVVTGVSGSGKSTLINETLYPILSKYCYDSKANPMPYKSIKGLEHIDKVIEIDQSPIGRTPRSNPATYCGFFTEIRTLFSAVPEAKIRGYNAGRFSFNVKTGRCDVCEGGGMRVIEMNFLPDVYVHCEKCNGKRYNRETLEIRYKGKSIADVLDMTVEEAVEFFQPVPYLYRKIKVLEDVGLGYITLGQSAVTLSGGEAQRVKLSTELAKKDTGKTFYILDEPTTGLHFQDIQHLLDVLNKLTDRGNTVLVIEHNMDVIKVADHIIDLGPEGGDGGGQILFEGTPEGLVMCKESYTGQFLKAEL from the coding sequence TCGAACAGAAAACGACCAATAAAAATCCACGTTCAACAGTTGGAACCATTACTGAGGTGTATGATTTTTTGCGATTGCTTTATGCAAGAGCCAGCGAAGCTTATTCGTACAACACAGGGAAGAAAATGGTGAAGTGGAGCGAAGAAGAAATTGTAAGTAATATCCTCGATCGTTTTGATGGACAAAAAATTTCTTTACTCGCCCCATTGGTAAGAGGACGAAAAGGACATTACCGTGAATTGTTTGAAGATATCCGAAAGAAAGGATTTGTAAAAGTGCGGATCGATGGGGAGATCAAAGATATTGCTCCAAAGATGCAGCTCGACCGTTACAAGATCCATGATATTGAAGTGGTGGTTGACCGGTTAAAAGCAAGTGATGATTTTAAACTTCGCATTAGCCAAAGCGTACAACAAACGTTGAAATTGGGGAAAGACCTCATGCTGATTGAAACAGAAAAAAACGGCGTTATTTCTTACTCCAAACAATTGATGTGTGAAGATACCGGGCTGAGTTACGAAGAACCATCGCCCAATGCATTTTCATTCAACTCTCCTTATGGTGCATGCCCTACCTGTAAAGGATTGGGCAATGTGTACACTATTGACATGGAACTTGTACTTCCTGATCAAACATTAACTGTGAAAGAAGGTGGTATTGCACCATTAGGTGCAGAGCGTGATGCAAGTGTGTTTCAACAGGTAATTGCATTTGCAAAAAAATACAAGATCAAATTAGATGTACCTGTAAAAAATATTCCACAGGAGCAACTCGACTTGCTGTTGTTTGGCGATAAAAATATCAGTCCCACTTTGGAAGTAGATGTAAATGACGAAACACTTCCATTGGAATATACCGGTAGTTACGAAGGCATTATTCCCATGTTAAAGCGTTGGTTTGCGTCGCCGCAAAGTACCGAAGGCCTGCGTGACTGGGTAACGCAATTTATGACGCTCAAAACATGTGGCAGTTGCAACGGAGCAAGATTAAAAAAAGAAAGTCTTTGGTTTAAAGTTGAAGACCGGAACATCTCTGAATTAAGTGACTTGAATCTTGATAATCTTGCCGCCTGGTTTGATGGACTGGAACTACGCATCAGCAACAAACAAGCGGCCATTGCAAAAGATGTGTTGAAAGAGATCAGGGAACGACTTCAGTTTTTATTGAATGTTGGTTTAACCTATCTCACACTAAACCGTCCCAGCCGAACATTGAGCGGTGGTGAAAGTCAACGTATAAGATTGGCTACGCAGATCGGATCGCAACTGCAAGGCATCACTTATATTTTAGATGAGCCAAGCATTGGTTTACATCAGCGGGACAATCATCGTTTGATCGAAGCATTAAAAAACCTGCGTGATGTTGGCAATAGTGTGTTAGTAGTGGAGCACGACAAAGATATTATGCTGGCAGCCGATCATTTGATCGACGTGGGGCCGCAAGCCGGTAAACATGGTGGTACAATTGTGTCAGCAGGTTCACCAAAAGATGTATTGCTTTCGCACAGTGATACTGCGAAATATCTCAATGGTGAAAAATCAATTCCTGTTCCCGGCGAACGCAGAAAAGGAAATGGAAAATTTATAGAGCTGAAAGGTGCAACAGGTAATAACCTTCGAAATGTAAATACCAAATTTCCATTGGGAAAACTCATCGTTGTTACCGGTGTAAGCGGAAGTGGTAAGAGTACACTCATCAACGAAACACTTTACCCTATTCTCAGTAAATATTGCTACGATTCAAAAGCTAATCCAATGCCTTACAAAAGCATCAAAGGATTGGAACATATTGATAAGGTGATTGAAATTGATCAGTCGCCGATTGGCCGTACACCACGAAGCAATCCTGCAACGTACTGTGGTTTCTTTACGGAGATCAGAACATTGTTCTCTGCAGTACCCGAAGCAAAGATCAGAGGTTACAATGCAGGGCGTTTTTCATTCAATGTAAAAACAGGGCGTTGCGATGTGTGTGAAGGCGGTGGTATGCGTGTAATCGAAATGAACTTTTTACCCGATGTGTATGTGCATTGTGAAAAATGTAATGGCAAGCGCTATAACCGTGAAACTTTAGAAATTCGATACAAAGGAAAATCAATTGCCGATGTATTAGATATGACGGTGGAAGAAGCCGTTGAGTTTTTTCAACCAGTTCCTTATCTCTATCGCAAAATAAAAGTGCTGGAAGATGTGGGGCTGGGTTATATCACACTCGGCCAAAGTGCCGTTACACTAAGTGGTGGTGAAGCACAACGTGTAAAGCTATCAACCGAACTTGCAAAAAAAGATACGGGTAAAACATTTTACATTCTCGATGAACCTACAACAGGTTTACACTTCCAGGATATTCAACATTTGTTGGATGTGCTGAATAAATTAACTGACAGAGGAAATACAGTGTTGGTAATTGAACACAACATGGATGTAATTAAAGTGGCCGATCACATTATTGATCTTGGACCGGAAGGTGGTGATGGTGGCGGACAAATTCTATTTGAAGGAACGCCTGAAGGACTTGTAATGTGTAAAGAAAGTTATACCGGTCAGTTTCTCAAAGCAGAGTTATAA